A region from the Janthinobacterium agaricidamnosum genome encodes:
- a CDS encoding porin family protein: MKKFACSTLLAVAATSLVHAEGLYVGANISPASDGKIQYAAGGATSQRDASGKALPFGVFAGYELTPAWALEGGYRASGGATSFDLDPGYRLRVRASAAYLAARGTWRLDEDWSLFAKAGMARSRVKFSIDGRNAPPGESAGKTGLYASVGAAYQINKDVALQLEWEHTPTVRYEGLDSTMNRIALGVRFGF, encoded by the coding sequence ATGAAAAAATTTGCATGCAGCACCCTGCTCGCCGTCGCCGCCACCTCGCTCGTCCACGCCGAAGGCCTGTACGTGGGCGCCAACATCAGCCCAGCCAGCGACGGCAAGATCCAGTATGCGGCTGGCGGCGCGACAAGCCAGCGCGACGCGAGCGGCAAGGCGCTGCCTTTCGGCGTCTTCGCCGGCTATGAACTGACGCCGGCCTGGGCGCTGGAGGGCGGCTACCGCGCCAGCGGCGGCGCGACCAGCTTCGACCTCGACCCCGGCTACCGGCTCAGGGTGCGCGCCAGCGCCGCCTACCTGGCGGCGCGCGGCACCTGGCGCCTGGACGAGGACTGGTCGCTGTTCGCCAAGGCGGGCATGGCGCGCAGCCGCGTCAAATTCTCCATCGACGGCAGGAATGCGCCGCCCGGTGAATCGGCCGGCAAGACGGGCCTGTACGCGAGCGTGGGAGCGGCTTACCAGATCAACAAGGACGTGGCGCTGCAGCTCGAATGGGAGCACACCCCGACAGTCAGATACGAAGGACTCGACAGCACGATGAACCGCATCGCGCTCGGTGTCCGTTTCGGTTTTTAA
- a CDS encoding MipA/OmpV family protein: MHKFAPRFSPRFSPRFSPRLLLPALLLAGGAGAQMMPDGSRDMYVGAAVTGSSATDDGAPRAAVLRPLLQVQWSNGVFVSASGVAGMHLSATPGIEYGPLLAASNARDPEDGWRLRGTRRIKGSPDVGGFYGYYLGEQMRVTSNLVYDTSAHGWRAQLAVQKTLPSLAAHHTVTLSAGVSLASGAVMEERYAVSVAAGGARDYRPAGGVTAIEAGVNWNWALSSKWLLNSAVTGTRLGSGPAGSPVIERRNVISWSTGLGYRF; encoded by the coding sequence ATGCACAAGTTCGCTCCCCGTTTTTCTCCCCGGTTTTCTCCCCGGTTTTCTCCCCGGTTATTGCTGCCGGCGCTGCTGCTGGCCGGCGGCGCCGGCGCGCAGATGATGCCCGACGGGAGCCGGGACATGTACGTGGGCGCGGCCGTCACGGGCAGCTCCGCGACGGACGATGGCGCGCCGCGCGCCGCCGTCCTGCGGCCGCTGCTGCAGGTCCAGTGGAGCAATGGCGTGTTCGTCTCGGCCAGCGGCGTGGCGGGCATGCACCTGTCGGCCACGCCGGGCATTGAATACGGCCCGCTGCTGGCCGCCAGCAATGCGCGCGATCCGGAAGATGGCTGGCGCCTGCGCGGCACGCGGCGCATCAAGGGCTCGCCCGACGTGGGCGGCTTTTATGGCTATTACCTGGGCGAGCAGATGCGCGTCACGTCGAACCTGGTGTACGACACGAGCGCGCACGGCTGGCGCGCGCAGCTCGCCGTGCAAAAGACCCTGCCCTCGCTGGCGGCCCATCATACGGTGACCCTGTCGGCCGGCGTGTCGCTGGCCAGCGGCGCCGTGATGGAGGAGCGCTACGCCGTCAGCGTCGCTGCCGGCGGCGCGCGCGACTACCGCCCGGCCGGCGGCGTCACCGCCATCGAGGCAGGCGTCAACTGGAACTGGGCGCTGAGCAGCAAGTGGCTGCTCAACAGCGCCGTCACGGGCACGCGGCTGGGCAGCGGGCCGGCCGGCAGTCCCGTCATCGAACGGCGCAACGTCATCAGCTGGTCCACCGGCCTCGGCTACCGGTTTTAA
- a CDS encoding MFS transporter, which produces MTTAHPVSPSASTMPPGVLALAVGAFAIGVTEFIVVGILPAIAKDLHISIESAGSLVSLYALALAIGTPLLVLLMSRLPRKAALLGLMSVFLAGNLLAAFSHTFELLLAGRVITAVAHGTFFAIGATVAASLVNKAQAGRAISVMFAGLTLAMVIGVPLGSFLGNLMGWRLPFFAVVVLAALGLAAMACWLPAGLQQGKGGNAMTQLAALGSGPILTMMAVTTFGFGSSFAAFTFITPILTDVTGFSATMASALLIVFGVATFAGNLAGGYLTSHLGWQKALRSMLLLLAATQVGVALAITSQWLMTVMLFVWGVFAFGLSPALQAGMLATAERYTPQAVDFASGLNISAFNLGISFGSMLGALMVSRQLMASSPWAGVAAALLALLPLAWLARRSLASHVAGAAAH; this is translated from the coding sequence ATGACCACCGCACACCCTGTTTCCCCTTCAGCCAGCACCATGCCGCCCGGCGTGCTGGCGCTGGCCGTCGGCGCCTTTGCCATCGGCGTGACCGAATTCATCGTCGTCGGCATCCTGCCCGCCATTGCGAAGGATTTGCACATTTCCATCGAATCGGCCGGCTCGCTGGTGAGCCTGTACGCGCTGGCGCTGGCCATCGGCACGCCGCTGCTCGTGTTATTGATGTCGCGCCTGCCGCGCAAGGCGGCCTTGCTGGGGCTGATGAGCGTGTTCCTCGCCGGCAATCTGCTGGCTGCCTTTTCCCACACGTTTGAATTGCTGCTGGCGGGACGGGTCATCACGGCCGTGGCGCACGGCACCTTTTTTGCCATCGGCGCCACTGTGGCCGCCAGCCTGGTGAACAAGGCGCAGGCGGGCAGGGCGATTTCCGTGATGTTTGCGGGACTGACGCTGGCCATGGTGATCGGCGTGCCTCTGGGCAGCTTCCTCGGCAACCTGATGGGCTGGCGCTTGCCGTTCTTTGCCGTGGTGGTCTTGGCCGCGCTGGGTTTGGCCGCCATGGCGTGCTGGCTGCCGGCCGGTTTGCAGCAGGGTAAGGGCGGCAATGCCATGACGCAACTGGCGGCGCTCGGCAGCGGTCCGATCCTGACGATGATGGCGGTCACCACCTTCGGCTTCGGCAGCAGCTTTGCCGCGTTCACGTTCATTACGCCCATCCTGACGGACGTGACGGGTTTTTCCGCCACCATGGCCAGCGCCCTGCTGATCGTGTTCGGCGTCGCCACCTTTGCCGGCAACCTGGCGGGCGGCTACCTGACGAGCCACCTGGGCTGGCAAAAAGCGCTGCGATCGATGCTGCTGTTGCTGGCCGCCACGCAAGTGGGCGTGGCGCTGGCCATCACGTCCCAGTGGCTGATGACGGTGATGCTGTTCGTCTGGGGCGTGTTCGCCTTCGGCCTGTCGCCGGCCCTGCAGGCGGGCATGCTGGCGACGGCCGAGCGCTACACGCCGCAGGCCGTCGATTTTGCTTCCGGCCTGAACATTTCCGCGTTCAACCTCGGCATTTCCTTCGGTTCCATGCTCGGTGCGCTGATGGTCTCGCGCCAGCTGATGGCGTCGTCGCCATGGGCCGGGGTGGCGGCTGCCTTGCTGGCCCTGTTGCCGCTGGCCTGGCTGGCGCGCAGGAGCCTTGCCTCCCACGTGGCGGGGGCGGCCGCGCACTGA
- a CDS encoding LysR family transcriptional regulator, producing MDSIMARQDINRAFEMAVFVAVVETGAFSAAARRLALTPSAVSKLVNRLEARLGARLLQRSTRQLHTTPEGDAFFVQCKRILDDIDGAEREASQGAAPRGRLRINCFVPFGVRHLLPILPEFAQRYPDIVLDVVVSDAIVDLLEDRTDIAIRTGTLKASNLVARKLGEDTMVVVASPAYAARHGLPRTPQELSEHNLLAFNFRCQNETWPFLDGSGGTLQVAPQGNTCVSDGESMRQLVLAGMGLGRFSRQHVQRDIEQGRLMPVLQDYNPGDKELVHAVFVGPGLQVPARVRVMLDYLLEKVQLG from the coding sequence ATGGATTCAATAATGGCCAGGCAAGACATCAACCGCGCGTTCGAGATGGCCGTGTTCGTGGCCGTGGTGGAAACGGGCGCCTTTTCCGCCGCCGCGCGCCGCCTGGCCCTGACGCCGTCGGCCGTCAGCAAGCTCGTCAATCGCCTGGAAGCGCGGCTCGGCGCACGTTTGCTCCAGCGCAGCACGCGGCAATTGCACACCACGCCCGAGGGGGACGCCTTCTTCGTGCAGTGCAAGCGCATCCTCGACGATATCGATGGCGCCGAGCGCGAAGCATCGCAGGGCGCCGCGCCGCGCGGACGCCTGCGCATCAACTGTTTCGTGCCGTTCGGCGTGCGCCACCTGCTGCCCATCCTGCCCGAGTTCGCGCAGCGCTATCCCGACATCGTGCTCGACGTCGTCGTCAGCGACGCCATCGTCGACCTGCTGGAAGACCGCACCGACATCGCCATCCGCACGGGCACGCTGAAGGCATCGAACCTGGTGGCGCGCAAACTGGGCGAAGACACGATGGTCGTCGTCGCCTCGCCAGCCTACGCGGCGCGGCACGGCCTGCCGCGCACGCCGCAGGAATTATCCGAACACAATTTATTGGCCTTCAACTTCCGCTGCCAGAACGAAACGTGGCCCTTCCTCGACGGGAGCGGCGGCACCTTGCAGGTGGCGCCGCAGGGCAATACCTGCGTCAGCGATGGCGAAAGCATGCGCCAGCTGGTGCTGGCGGGCATGGGTCTCGGGCGCTTTTCGCGCCAGCACGTGCAGCGCGACATCGAGCAAGGCCGACTCATGCCAGTGCTGCAGGACTACAATCCGGGCGACAAGGAACTCGTGCACGCCGTCTTCGTGGGACCGGGCCTGCAAGTGCCGGCCAGGGTGCGCGTGATGCTCGATTATCTGCTGGAAAAAGTGCAGCTGGGATGA